The proteins below are encoded in one region of Planctomycetaceae bacterium:
- a CDS encoding DUF2459 domain-containing protein, whose product MTYDTRWIWFIAWLVVTAMCGGCVVSSDSNRGLASRSGVAGVQQVSFETESPRKIHVVSHGWHTGIVLPTADVSPGIWPEVEAFRDYAFVEIGWGDEGFYRMDGLQAGTLFKAAFLPTPSVLHIAAFESPPTEVFQVSDIIEVPLAQSQFANLCRFVAESSERGSDGRAVDLGEGRYGYSRFYRGRGSYFLPTTCNVWTARALQAAGQPVTPSLCVTADAVVRQTNRFGYQLQEADPGLKRAMLRASSDSN is encoded by the coding sequence GTGACGTACGACACGCGCTGGATCTGGTTCATTGCGTGGCTGGTTGTCACGGCGATGTGCGGTGGTTGCGTCGTTTCAAGCGACTCGAACCGCGGTCTCGCCAGTCGTTCCGGAGTGGCGGGTGTTCAGCAGGTAAGTTTTGAAACGGAATCACCACGAAAGATCCATGTTGTCAGTCACGGTTGGCATACGGGGATTGTCCTGCCAACCGCTGACGTTTCCCCTGGGATTTGGCCGGAGGTGGAGGCATTTCGAGATTACGCATTCGTCGAAATCGGTTGGGGCGACGAAGGCTTCTATCGCATGGACGGGCTTCAGGCCGGGACGCTTTTCAAGGCTGCTTTCCTGCCAACACCGAGCGTCCTGCACATTGCAGCATTCGAATCGCCACCGACTGAAGTCTTTCAGGTCAGCGATATTATCGAGGTTCCCCTGGCCCAATCGCAATTTGCTAACCTTTGCAGATTCGTTGCGGAATCGTCGGAGCGTGGGTCCGATGGAAGAGCAGTTGATTTGGGGGAAGGCCGTTACGGGTATAGCCGTTTCTATCGTGGCCGCGGTAGCTACTTCCTGCCAACAACTTGCAATGTCTGGACGGCAAGGGCCCTTCAGGCCGCCGGGCAGCCCGTGACACCCAGTCTCTGCGTGACGGCCGACGCCGTTGTGCGCCAGACAAATCGATTCGGCTATCAGTTGCAGGAGGCAGATCCCGGACTCAAACGCGCCATGTTGCGAGCCTCCTCGGACAGCAACTGA
- the thrS gene encoding threonine--tRNA ligase yields MIEVQLPDGTVLEKPDNVTALDVAAGIGERLAQSTAAASIDGKAVDAMRPLAELTDKRPVPLTLLTTRDEAALGVMRHSCAHVMARAVMRLYDGVGLAFGPTLGNGFYYDFDLATPISEDDFPRIEAEMQKIIKDAEPFERFTMSRDDSLKFCTDLNQELKVEHIGSGLADHGELSFYRQGEFVDLCRGPHIPHAGLIKAFKILSVAGSYWKGNAANKPLQRVYGTAFFDRKDLKAYLEQIEEAKKRDHRVLGKRLGLFTITSDVGQGLCLWLPKGATIRATLEEFIKAELLRRGYEPVYSPHIGRVELYETSGHFPYYRDSQFAPLFGHSAGQLVDHWIRCLDPNDQDVQPPSADDERKLLDAAKVLGFDVDDFPVNGSDAEKHDVLRRWEKQQERFLLKPMNCPHHVQMYKAIPRSYRDLPVRLAEFGTVYRHEQSGELNGMLRVRGLTQDDAHLFCTPEQVEQEFKDTLGLVKYVLEAVGLEDYRVQLSSRDPDSDKYVGDVELWENAQNVLRKVLTEAGLDFIEMPGEAAFYGPKADFMVRDCLGREWQLGTVQLDYNLPLRFDLEYTGSDNRPHRPVMIHRAPFGSMERFVGMLIEHFAGAFPLWLAPEQVRVLPLSEKSDDYAKEIAGKLRQAGFRVTTDLQSAKLQAKIRDAQVDLIPYMAVVGPKEAEQNAVALRCRIDGDLGVMPLDAAIARLSEERDKRTIRQVVKSSFSGLEGETGEVDEY; encoded by the coding sequence ATGATTGAGGTTCAGCTTCCCGACGGGACCGTTCTTGAAAAACCCGACAATGTGACCGCTCTGGACGTCGCTGCCGGTATCGGTGAACGTCTGGCTCAGTCGACCGCCGCCGCCAGTATCGACGGGAAAGCGGTCGACGCCATGAGACCTCTGGCGGAACTGACGGACAAGCGTCCCGTGCCGCTGACGCTGCTGACGACTCGCGACGAAGCGGCGCTGGGGGTCATGCGGCACAGTTGTGCTCACGTCATGGCGCGAGCTGTGATGCGGCTGTACGACGGCGTCGGGCTGGCGTTCGGACCGACTCTGGGTAACGGATTCTACTATGACTTTGACCTGGCCACTCCGATCAGCGAAGACGATTTTCCCCGCATCGAAGCGGAGATGCAGAAGATCATCAAAGACGCGGAGCCGTTCGAACGATTCACGATGTCCCGCGACGATTCGCTGAAGTTCTGCACCGATCTGAATCAGGAACTGAAGGTCGAACATATCGGCAGCGGCCTGGCCGACCACGGCGAACTGAGCTTCTATCGCCAGGGAGAATTCGTCGACCTGTGCCGCGGTCCGCATATTCCGCACGCCGGACTCATCAAGGCGTTCAAGATCCTCAGCGTCGCCGGTTCGTACTGGAAGGGAAACGCCGCCAACAAACCGCTGCAGCGAGTCTACGGAACCGCGTTCTTCGATCGCAAAGATCTGAAGGCCTATCTGGAACAGATTGAAGAAGCGAAGAAACGCGATCACCGGGTGCTCGGCAAGCGTCTGGGACTCTTCACGATTACGTCGGACGTCGGGCAGGGGCTTTGCCTGTGGCTGCCGAAGGGAGCAACCATCCGGGCGACTCTGGAGGAATTCATCAAAGCCGAACTTCTGCGGCGAGGCTACGAGCCCGTGTATTCGCCGCACATCGGTCGCGTCGAACTTTACGAAACCAGCGGCCACTTTCCCTACTACCGCGATTCGCAGTTCGCACCGCTGTTCGGGCATTCGGCCGGACAACTCGTGGACCACTGGATTCGTTGTCTGGATCCGAATGACCAGGATGTTCAGCCGCCGTCCGCTGACGATGAAAGGAAGCTGCTGGACGCCGCGAAGGTACTTGGGTTCGACGTCGATGACTTCCCCGTCAACGGCTCCGACGCGGAAAAACATGACGTCCTGCGCCGCTGGGAAAAGCAGCAGGAACGATTCCTGCTGAAACCGATGAACTGTCCTCATCACGTGCAGATGTACAAGGCCATTCCGCGAAGTTATCGCGACCTGCCGGTGCGGCTGGCCGAATTCGGGACGGTCTATCGGCATGAGCAATCCGGTGAACTGAACGGCATGCTGCGAGTTCGCGGGCTGACTCAGGACGACGCCCATCTGTTCTGCACGCCGGAGCAGGTCGAGCAGGAGTTCAAGGATACTCTGGGGTTGGTCAAGTATGTGCTGGAAGCCGTCGGCCTGGAGGATTATCGAGTCCAGCTTTCATCGCGCGACCCGGATTCCGACAAGTACGTGGGCGACGTGGAACTGTGGGAGAACGCTCAGAATGTGCTGCGCAAAGTGCTGACCGAAGCCGGTCTGGACTTCATCGAAATGCCCGGCGAAGCAGCGTTCTACGGCCCAAAGGCGGACTTCATGGTGCGAGACTGCCTGGGTCGCGAATGGCAGCTTGGAACCGTGCAACTGGACTACAACCTTCCGCTGAGATTCGATCTGGAATACACCGGCAGCGACAACCGGCCGCACCGTCCCGTGATGATTCATCGGGCTCCCTTCGGTTCCATGGAACGCTTCGTCGGCATGCTGATCGAACACTTCGCCGGCGCATTTCCGCTGTGGCTGGCTCCGGAACAGGTGCGAGTACTGCCGTTAAGCGAAAAATCGGACGACTACGCGAAGGAGATTGCCGGCAAACTGCGACAGGCGGGATTCCGGGTCACCACCGATCTGCAAAGCGCCAAGCTGCAGGCCAAAATCCGCGACGCTCAGGTGGACCTGATTCCGTACATGGCGGTTGTCGGCCCCAAGGAAGCCGAACAGAATGCCGTCGCCCTGCGCTGCCGCATCGATGGTGATCTGGGAGTCATGCCTCTGGACGCTGCAATCGCCAGGCTGTCCGAAGAACGCGACAAACGAACAATCCGCCAGGTCGTTAAGTCATCGTTCAGCGGCCTGGAAGGCGAAACCGGGGAAGTCGATGAGTACTGA
- a CDS encoding FAD-dependent oxidoreductase has translation MAAKPRIAVLGGGFGGLESLFYLKYKLGDRADLTLVNDSQKFLFKPNTIYIPFGDEPEKFEVDLIKPLRKQSIELVTSHVESIDPDSQTVFTKDRPVNYDYLVVATGAKMRSEEIPGLYEHAITVWTPDDMLRLRDRIAWAKERAAGNNRTKFLFLVPPNNRCSGPLYEMVLMLDTHLRRDGSRDHIDLVYATKEEAFIEAFGPRLNTVVTDEFRERGIEGHKGYVVTGIEPGRVSFQNGQQLTYDVLVSFPPYVASTSFQQLPTDDRGFIQVEHDSRRVVGQDRIFAVGDAANFPIKQAFLALLQGDAAGDHLAAEVLVDKPSVNFEPMSMCVMEELNKATFAQVPLKYTDDPDKPVAVDLDDTDHYKVGVSPIWRMGKAVLGFYLPWRFGHGKPFHAGFAWDAMDAGLKVMSKVLAK, from the coding sequence ATGGCGGCAAAACCACGAATTGCGGTTCTGGGGGGAGGATTCGGCGGGCTCGAATCTCTGTTCTATCTGAAGTACAAGCTCGGTGACCGTGCGGATCTGACTCTGGTCAACGACAGTCAGAAGTTTCTGTTCAAACCGAACACGATCTACATCCCGTTTGGCGACGAGCCCGAGAAGTTCGAAGTCGATCTGATCAAGCCGCTTCGAAAACAATCGATCGAACTTGTCACGTCGCACGTGGAGAGCATCGACCCGGACAGTCAGACGGTCTTCACGAAAGACCGGCCGGTGAACTACGACTACCTTGTCGTGGCGACCGGCGCGAAGATGCGGTCGGAGGAAATTCCGGGGCTCTACGAACACGCCATCACCGTGTGGACTCCCGATGACATGCTGCGCCTGAGGGACCGGATCGCGTGGGCCAAAGAACGAGCGGCGGGGAACAATCGCACGAAGTTTCTGTTTCTGGTGCCTCCCAACAACCGGTGTTCCGGGCCTTTGTATGAAATGGTCCTGATGCTGGATACGCACCTGCGCCGGGACGGCAGTCGCGATCACATTGACCTGGTCTACGCCACAAAGGAAGAAGCGTTCATTGAAGCGTTTGGTCCGCGGCTGAATACCGTGGTCACGGACGAGTTCCGCGAACGCGGCATCGAAGGCCATAAGGGCTACGTTGTCACGGGGATTGAACCCGGACGCGTGTCGTTTCAGAACGGGCAGCAACTGACGTATGACGTTCTGGTGAGTTTTCCGCCCTACGTGGCTTCGACTTCGTTTCAGCAGCTTCCCACGGACGATCGCGGTTTCATTCAGGTGGAACACGACAGTCGGCGGGTGGTCGGTCAGGATCGAATCTTTGCTGTGGGTGACGCGGCCAACTTTCCGATCAAGCAGGCATTCCTGGCTCTTCTGCAGGGAGACGCGGCGGGCGATCACCTTGCCGCTGAAGTCCTGGTGGACAAGCCGTCGGTCAACTTCGAGCCGATGAGCATGTGTGTCATGGAAGAGCTGAACAAAGCCACGTTCGCTCAGGTACCGCTGAAATATACGGACGACCCCGACAAACCGGTGGCTGTCGATCTGGACGATACCGACCATTACAAGGTCGGCGTTTCTCCGATCTGGCGGATGGGAAAGGCGGTTCTTGGGTTCTATCTGCCGTGGCGATTCGGTCACGGCAAGCCGTTCCACGCGGGCTTCGCCTGGGACGCGATGGACGCCGGACTGAAGGTCATGTCGAAAGTTCTCGCCAAATGA
- a CDS encoding aromatic ring-hydroxylating dioxygenase subunit alpha, producing MFVNQHYLQHLLKPEHYTSRQHHERELQELFRPAWNLVAAKSELPRSGDFLTVDLFGEPLQIRNVDGTFVAFQNVCPHRHCLLTHEVHGHSAAIRCQYHGWEFRENGRTGRVPDARCFRPWDRDNAQLRMHRLESCGDLLFVNLTADAVPLQDWLAPYLDETVQAFQAPAWQMKYVWEYDCDCNWKVPVENTLESYHVPALHEKSLGNFLPKEESSHHTLHSRFTALDYDAGSPLEAWQARLNKWLGGEPTWEYRHRHIHPNLILCSTDTINYALMYLPTSPRTVKVRVRFFAIRGSRSGPLASLLSWAAWRFAKAKTLEVHNEDRDVYNAQQRGLEVSGHRGVIGTREERIYVFQRYLLESLGLPVPHDFRDEGTDPDGQTAAQDSRGRTE from the coding sequence ATGTTTGTCAATCAGCACTATCTTCAGCACCTGCTGAAACCGGAACACTACACGTCGCGTCAGCACCATGAACGGGAGCTGCAGGAACTGTTTCGGCCCGCATGGAATCTTGTGGCCGCGAAGTCCGAACTTCCGCGGTCAGGAGATTTTCTGACGGTCGATCTGTTCGGCGAACCGCTGCAGATTCGCAACGTCGATGGAACTTTCGTCGCGTTTCAGAACGTCTGCCCGCATCGGCACTGCCTGCTGACTCACGAAGTTCACGGCCACAGCGCGGCCATTCGATGTCAGTACCACGGCTGGGAGTTTCGCGAAAACGGCCGCACGGGACGAGTGCCTGACGCTCGCTGCTTTCGGCCGTGGGACCGTGACAACGCTCAGCTTCGGATGCACCGGCTGGAATCCTGCGGCGATCTGCTGTTCGTCAATCTGACCGCAGACGCAGTCCCGCTGCAGGATTGGTTGGCGCCGTACCTTGACGAAACGGTTCAGGCGTTTCAGGCTCCGGCATGGCAGATGAAGTACGTGTGGGAGTACGACTGCGACTGCAACTGGAAGGTTCCCGTCGAAAACACGCTGGAGTCCTACCATGTACCGGCGCTGCATGAAAAATCGCTGGGCAACTTTCTGCCGAAGGAAGAATCTTCTCACCATACGCTCCACAGTCGATTCACGGCTCTGGACTACGACGCCGGCTCGCCGCTCGAAGCGTGGCAGGCGCGGCTTAACAAGTGGCTCGGCGGGGAACCGACCTGGGAGTACCGGCACCGCCACATTCACCCGAACCTGATTCTGTGTTCGACGGACACCATCAACTACGCGCTGATGTATCTGCCGACGTCACCCCGCACGGTGAAGGTGCGAGTTCGGTTTTTTGCCATTCGCGGCTCACGGTCCGGTCCGCTGGCGAGCCTGCTGTCGTGGGCGGCGTGGCGATTCGCGAAAGCCAAGACACTGGAAGTTCACAACGAAGACCGCGACGTCTACAACGCCCAGCAGCGAGGGCTGGAAGTCAGCGGTCATCGAGGCGTCATCGGAACGCGGGAAGAGCGCATCTATGTCTTTCAGCGATACCTTCTGGAATCGCTCGGGCTGCCGGTGCCGCACGATTTCCGGGACGAAGGCACTGACCCCGACGGCCAGACAGCGGCGCAGGATTCCCGCGGCCGGACAGAGTAG
- a CDS encoding NADH-quinone oxidoreductase subunit N — MTDYSLINSAIERIVPEVILLAAVCVMFLTAPFLATETGDVARGLRHRWGILSLAAIAAAGIAWWHSPVLVSSAGFFRADEFAWFVRGLSLAGGTLLALVLWDQIDDGHSAEAHACLLAIIAGTNFVAAANDLVGLFLGLELVSIPTYVLLYLPRRDRLTREATIKYFLLSIFSSAFVLYGLAWIFGIAGTTSMTAIANRLSASVQSGDPMMMKLALVLLLAGLSFRVAAVPFHFYAPDVFQGVTSSSAAMLSFVPKLVGLTALLRLLSMSAGSTTLLHWVPGPAVSALLSTLAVLTMIVGNVLALRQQHLHRLLAYSSIAHAGYMLVGLTIGDHAASASGVTSMLFYLAIYGVMTIGVFAMIAAAGSAERPVRAVTDLAGLSRTQPVAAVLMTVCLFGLSGLPPTAGFLGKLNLFLAAWSDSSTVGCVLAVVLAVNAVISAYYYLRIVAVMYLDAATDTEPQRHSVAAMAAGGICAVAAIALFAAPQWLWNAAAAGRGQAQDVPGVIPLQADGQPDASAPAGEVFAEVAGQPGIERHIFRDGFAIPELHAADDSIHGTSLEGSDGHDIPVQINPLHSRASEHVLTSGQAVVNSGQQAERCDSGIRAVNGHRVAVGKRFTIHVSVGRDASKIQ, encoded by the coding sequence GTGACTGACTATTCGCTCATCAACAGCGCGATCGAACGCATTGTTCCCGAAGTCATTCTGCTGGCCGCCGTCTGCGTCATGTTTCTGACGGCTCCGTTTCTTGCGACGGAAACGGGCGACGTCGCGCGAGGCTTGCGTCACCGCTGGGGGATTCTGTCGCTGGCGGCGATTGCAGCCGCCGGTATCGCCTGGTGGCATTCACCAGTGCTGGTTTCGTCTGCGGGTTTCTTCCGTGCCGATGAGTTCGCCTGGTTTGTTCGCGGCCTGTCGCTGGCGGGAGGAACTCTGCTGGCACTTGTTCTGTGGGATCAGATCGACGACGGCCATTCCGCCGAAGCACATGCCTGCCTGCTGGCGATCATTGCCGGCACCAACTTCGTAGCCGCGGCCAATGATCTGGTCGGCCTGTTTCTGGGACTGGAACTGGTCAGCATTCCTACATACGTCCTGCTGTACCTGCCTCGCCGAGACCGACTGACGCGTGAAGCAACGATCAAGTATTTTCTGCTGAGCATCTTTTCCTCGGCGTTCGTTCTGTACGGTCTCGCCTGGATATTTGGCATCGCGGGAACGACCAGCATGACGGCCATCGCGAATCGGCTGTCGGCTTCCGTCCAGTCAGGCGATCCGATGATGATGAAACTGGCGCTGGTGCTACTGCTTGCCGGACTCAGTTTTCGTGTGGCTGCCGTGCCATTTCATTTTTACGCACCGGATGTGTTTCAGGGCGTGACTTCGTCTTCCGCCGCGATGCTGTCCTTTGTTCCGAAACTGGTCGGACTGACGGCACTGTTGCGGCTGCTGTCGATGAGTGCCGGATCGACGACCCTGCTGCACTGGGTGCCGGGTCCGGCAGTCAGCGCGCTGCTGAGCACTCTGGCGGTGCTGACGATGATCGTCGGCAATGTGCTGGCGCTGCGGCAACAGCATCTGCATCGGCTGCTGGCATATTCCAGCATTGCTCACGCCGGCTACATGCTGGTGGGGCTGACGATCGGAGACCACGCCGCGTCAGCCAGCGGCGTGACTTCGATGCTGTTTTATCTAGCGATCTACGGAGTGATGACGATCGGTGTGTTCGCGATGATCGCGGCCGCCGGATCAGCGGAACGTCCCGTTCGAGCAGTGACTGATCTGGCAGGGCTTAGCCGAACGCAGCCCGTTGCGGCAGTTCTGATGACGGTCTGCCTGTTCGGGCTCAGCGGACTTCCGCCGACGGCCGGGTTTCTCGGAAAGCTGAACCTGTTTCTGGCCGCCTGGTCAGACAGCTCGACAGTCGGATGCGTGCTGGCGGTTGTTCTGGCGGTCAACGCGGTGATTTCCGCGTATTACTACCTGAGAATCGTCGCCGTCATGTATCTCGACGCGGCCACCGACACGGAACCGCAACGGCATTCCGTCGCGGCGATGGCAGCCGGCGGCATTTGTGCTGTCGCTGCGATCGCCTTGTTTGCAGCTCCCCAGTGGTTGTGGAACGCGGCCGCGGCCGGTCGCGGACAGGCTCAAGACGTACCCGGCGTGATTCCGCTACAGGCCGATGGTCAGCCCGACGCGTCCGCCCCCGCTGGCGAAGTATTCGCCGAAGTCGCCGGACAGCCAGGCATCGAACGTCACATTTTTCGTGATGGCTTCGCGATACCCGAACTCCACGCTGCCGACGACAGCATTCACGGAACCTCGCTGGAAGGCAGTGACGGTCACGATATCCCGGTTCAGATCAATCCACTTCACTCCCGCGCGAGCGAACACGTTCTGACGTCCGGTCAGGCGGTAGTTAATTCCGGACAACAGGCCGAGCGTTGTGATTCCGGAATCCGTGCCGTTAATGGTCATCGCGTTGCTGTCGGTAAACGCTTTACCATTCACGTTTCCGTAGGACGCGATGCCTCGAAAATCCAGTGA
- a CDS encoding NADH-quinone oxidoreductase subunit M has translation MNVVLTACLGIPLATAMVLMLFRSSLTHQTTRWIAVCGSLLTLGASVLLMSQYVSHARAKAAFDGAMDSIAVSDAAVHPKILFEHDWMNTSDATEQGGVRLQMLLGIDGISTALISLTALLTFCSVLTSWDAIRERSADFFVALMILETGLIGVFCSFDLIQFYVFFEMTLIPLFFLIAIWGGPDRRHAAMKFFLYTLGGSLVTLTGLIILLLHVANDGLATPASLPALAEWLKQRPLPPAMQVKLFLAVSAGFLIKVPVFPFHTWLPLAHVEAPTAGSVLLAGVLLKLGTYGFLRLCLPLFPEACVTTGLPAIGLLSVIGIVYGSLCALAQRDLKKLVAYSSVAHLGFCTLGLFALNTEGLTGSVMQMINHGLSTGALFLIVGMIYERYHTRMLDDLSGLASRLPLIGCSMVFISMASIGLPGLNGFVGEFLSLAGMFRRHSLYGIIGAAGVVLGAWYLLTALQHMFFGNLKESHGEDSRIARDLSFREFLSLAPIAAMCLWIGVRPMPLINLIQPDIQSLAARFDAAEPDTAAALSPGAPHALTDDITTAAAATSSHTLVFLPAESPRD, from the coding sequence ATGAACGTTGTGCTGACAGCCTGCCTGGGAATTCCCCTGGCGACCGCGATGGTGCTGATGTTGTTCCGCAGTTCGTTGACGCACCAGACGACGCGGTGGATCGCGGTGTGTGGATCGCTGTTGACTCTCGGCGCTTCGGTTCTGCTGATGTCGCAGTACGTGTCGCATGCCAGGGCAAAAGCCGCGTTCGACGGCGCGATGGATTCGATCGCAGTGTCCGATGCTGCCGTGCATCCGAAGATTCTGTTCGAACACGACTGGATGAACACGTCGGACGCGACCGAACAAGGCGGCGTCCGACTGCAGATGTTGCTGGGAATCGACGGGATCAGCACGGCACTGATTTCACTCACAGCACTGCTGACGTTTTGTTCGGTGCTGACATCGTGGGACGCGATTCGCGAACGGTCAGCGGATTTCTTTGTGGCGCTGATGATTCTGGAAACGGGACTGATCGGCGTGTTCTGTTCCTTCGACCTGATTCAGTTCTACGTGTTCTTCGAAATGACACTGATACCGCTGTTCTTCCTGATTGCGATCTGGGGCGGACCGGACCGGCGTCACGCGGCGATGAAGTTCTTTCTGTACACGCTGGGCGGCAGCCTGGTGACGCTGACCGGACTGATCATCCTGTTGCTGCATGTTGCCAATGACGGCCTGGCGACTCCCGCGTCGCTGCCGGCGCTGGCCGAATGGCTGAAGCAACGGCCGCTGCCGCCGGCAATGCAGGTGAAACTCTTCCTGGCGGTGTCCGCCGGTTTTCTGATCAAGGTTCCCGTGTTTCCGTTTCACACCTGGCTGCCGCTGGCTCATGTCGAAGCCCCGACGGCCGGCAGCGTCCTGTTGGCGGGTGTTCTGCTGAAACTGGGAACGTACGGATTCCTGCGACTGTGTCTGCCCCTGTTTCCGGAAGCCTGCGTCACGACCGGACTGCCCGCGATCGGGCTGCTGTCGGTGATTGGTATTGTGTACGGATCTCTCTGCGCTCTGGCTCAGCGGGATCTGAAGAAGCTTGTGGCCTACAGCAGCGTGGCTCACCTGGGATTCTGCACGCTGGGTCTGTTTGCGCTCAACACGGAAGGCCTGACCGGCAGCGTGATGCAGATGATCAACCACGGCTTGTCCACCGGCGCACTGTTCCTGATCGTGGGGATGATTTACGAACGCTATCACACGCGGATGCTGGACGACCTGAGCGGCCTGGCGTCGCGGCTGCCGCTGATCGGCTGCAGCATGGTCTTCATATCAATGGCAAGTATCGGATTGCCGGGACTGAACGGTTTTGTCGGCGAGTTCCTGTCGCTGGCGGGAATGTTCCGACGTCATTCGCTGTATGGAATCATCGGAGCTGCCGGCGTTGTGCTGGGAGCGTGGTATCTGCTGACGGCTCTGCAGCACATGTTCTTCGGAAATCTGAAGGAATCGCACGGCGAAGACTCCCGCATCGCGCGCGATCTGAGTTTTCGCGAATTTCTGTCACTCGCGCCGATTGCGGCGATGTGCTTGTGGATCGGCGTTCGACCGATGCCGCTGATCAATCTGATACAGCCGGATATTCAGTCGCTCGCCGCACGCTTCGACGCTGCTGAACCGGACACCGCCGCTGCGCTTTCGCCCGGGGCACCTCACGCGTTGACCGACGACATCACAACCGCCGCGGCAGCGACGTCATCGCACACTTTGGTTTTCCTGCCTGCGGAGTCGCCTCGTGACTGA